From Serinicoccus profundi, the proteins below share one genomic window:
- a CDS encoding response regulator transcription factor, with product MTIRVVIADDQEQVRDGLSMLLAAESDLEVVALAADGHEAVAAVRRERPDVVVMDIRMPRMDGIEATRIITSDHPESRGEAEGVTTVLVLTTFDHDDALYGALRAGASGYMLKDAAPTRLGDAVRRVADGGSWIDPTVAGKVIETLRETAPRDASGRPSLEMLSPRELEVLTLMGDAPSNQDLAGMLFVSEATVKTHISRLLMKTGSSERAQLVALAYKTGLVQP from the coding sequence GTGACCATCCGAGTCGTCATCGCCGACGACCAGGAGCAGGTGCGCGACGGCCTGTCCATGCTGCTCGCCGCCGAGAGCGACCTCGAGGTCGTCGCCCTCGCAGCCGACGGTCACGAGGCGGTCGCGGCCGTGCGGCGCGAGCGGCCCGACGTGGTGGTCATGGACATCCGGATGCCGCGCATGGACGGCATCGAGGCGACCCGGATCATCACGAGCGATCACCCCGAGAGCAGGGGTGAGGCCGAGGGCGTGACGACCGTGCTCGTGCTCACCACCTTCGACCACGACGATGCGCTCTACGGCGCCCTGCGGGCCGGGGCATCGGGCTACATGCTCAAGGACGCTGCCCCGACCCGGCTCGGCGACGCCGTCCGGCGCGTCGCCGACGGCGGCTCATGGATCGACCCCACGGTGGCCGGCAAGGTCATCGAGACCCTGCGCGAGACCGCTCCCCGCGACGCCAGCGGTCGGCCCAGCCTGGAGATGCTCTCTCCCCGTGAGCTCGAGGTGCTGACCCTCATGGGTGATGCACCGTCCAACCAGGACCTCGCGGGCATGCTCTTCGTCTCCGAGGCGACGGTCAAGACGCACATCTCGCGACTGCTCATGAAGACCGGGAGCTCCGAGCGAGCGCAGCTGGTCGCGCTGGCCTACAAGACCGGCCTCGTCCAGCCCTGA
- a CDS encoding NADP-dependent oxidoreductase — translation MRAASYDTFGGAEVLTVVERPDPPVGPDTVLVRARATSVNPVDWKIREGYLQGAYPHHLPIIPGWDVAGVVEAVGPAVRTGVEVGDEVWGYVRRDDVAFGTAAELVPAPERTVARKPAGLSFEEAASVPLAGLTAYQALTEALAIQPGERVLVHAASGGVGQFAVQIARSLGAEVIGTASAANADLVRSLGASEVLDYTAGPIGEQLAQSGGQVDAVLDLVGGEAMSDIAEQVKDTARVASVIDAEQMATIGGHYVFVRPDRDHLDALAELVDRGELKVTVAATFELDQIADAHRLSQEGSPGGKIAVRI, via the coding sequence ATGCGCGCAGCCAGCTACGACACCTTCGGTGGAGCCGAGGTGCTCACCGTCGTCGAGCGTCCCGACCCGCCCGTCGGCCCGGACACCGTGCTCGTGCGAGCCCGGGCGACCAGCGTCAACCCGGTCGACTGGAAGATCCGCGAGGGCTATCTGCAGGGCGCCTACCCGCACCACCTGCCGATCATCCCGGGCTGGGACGTCGCCGGGGTCGTCGAGGCCGTGGGCCCGGCGGTCCGCACCGGCGTCGAGGTCGGTGACGAGGTATGGGGTTACGTCCGCCGCGACGACGTCGCCTTCGGCACCGCTGCGGAGCTCGTGCCGGCGCCCGAGCGCACCGTGGCCCGCAAGCCCGCCGGCCTGTCCTTCGAGGAGGCGGCGTCCGTGCCGCTCGCGGGACTGACGGCATACCAGGCGCTGACCGAGGCGCTCGCGATCCAGCCGGGGGAGCGCGTGCTCGTGCACGCGGCCTCGGGTGGGGTGGGCCAGTTCGCGGTGCAGATCGCCCGGAGCCTGGGCGCCGAGGTCATCGGCACCGCGTCGGCGGCCAACGCTGATCTCGTGCGCTCCCTCGGCGCGAGCGAGGTGCTGGATTACACCGCCGGGCCGATCGGCGAGCAGTTGGCGCAGTCCGGCGGCCAGGTCGACGCCGTCCTCGACCTCGTCGGTGGCGAGGCCATGTCCGACATCGCCGAGCAGGTCAAGGACACCGCTCGGGTGGCGTCGGTCATCGACGCCGAGCAGATGGCCACGATCGGCGGGCACTACGTCTTCGTCCGCCCGGACCGCGACCACCTCGACGCCCTGGCCGAGCTGGTCGACCGGGGTGAGCTGAAGGTCACGGTGGCGGCGACCTTCGAGCTCGACCAGATCGCCGACGCGCACCGCCTCTCGCAGGAGGGGAGCCCCGGAGGCAAGATCGCCGTGCGCATCTGA
- a CDS encoding 2,3,4,5-tetrahydropyridine-2,6-dicarboxylate N-succinyltransferase, protein MSTVTTTPHELEAVFSDGGDPTVADVEQLLTALEEGTVRAASRDEQGRWTAHGWVKRGILTAFRLSETVEIDWPGGSVDKSLVPARRITASDGIRLVPGGTSLRRGTHLAPGVVVMPPSYVNVGGYVGAGSMIDSHVLVGSCAQVGSGVHLSTAVQLGGVLEPVGARPVVVEDGVFVGAQCGLYEGVVVRRGAVLAPGVTLTAGSTIYDLVQQREVRGEVPENAVVVPGSRPARGDYADVLGLSLYAPVIVKYRDASTDAATALEESLR, encoded by the coding sequence GTGAGCACCGTAACCACGACGCCGCACGAGCTCGAGGCTGTCTTCTCCGACGGTGGTGACCCCACCGTCGCGGACGTCGAGCAGCTGCTCACCGCGCTCGAGGAGGGCACGGTGCGGGCCGCCAGCCGCGACGAGCAGGGCCGATGGACGGCCCACGGCTGGGTCAAGCGCGGAATCCTCACCGCCTTCCGGCTGAGCGAGACCGTCGAGATCGACTGGCCCGGCGGCAGCGTCGACAAGTCGCTCGTGCCCGCGCGCCGGATCACCGCGAGCGACGGCATACGCCTCGTACCGGGCGGCACCTCCCTCCGACGTGGCACCCACCTCGCCCCCGGCGTGGTCGTCATGCCCCCGAGCTACGTCAACGTCGGGGGGTATGTCGGCGCCGGCTCGATGATCGACAGCCACGTGCTCGTCGGCTCCTGCGCGCAGGTCGGCTCGGGCGTCCACCTGTCGACCGCGGTGCAGCTCGGTGGCGTGCTGGAGCCGGTCGGTGCCCGGCCGGTCGTCGTCGAGGACGGGGTCTTCGTCGGGGCGCAGTGCGGGCTCTACGAAGGCGTCGTCGTGCGCCGTGGAGCCGTCCTCGCCCCTGGCGTCACGCTCACGGCCGGATCTACGATCTACGACCTGGTCCAGCAGCGTGAGGTGCGCGGTGAGGTGCCGGAGAACGCCGTCGTCGTCCCCGGGTCGCGGCCCGCACGGGGCGACTACGCCGACGTCCTCGGCCTCTCGCTCTACGCGCCGGTGATCGTGAAGTACCGCGACGCCTCCACCGACGCGGCCACGGCCCTCGAGGAGTCGCTGCGGTGA
- the leuE gene encoding leucine efflux protein LeuE codes for MFLGIPDYGTFFVAALLIVLLPGPNSMFVLSEAARRGVRRGWAAALGVFVGDSVLMGLTFLGAASLLQGNPVVFSLVKYLGAAYLAWIGLRLVRGGIAAIRRPAPATADAPAAPTRRGTSFTTALVLSLLNPKAILFFVAFFVQFLRPDSPRPLGDFLVLASTLQVLSMIYLGALIVAGTALARGFQRHRRTSGGLTGLVGVVFVGFGVKLAATSL; via the coding sequence GTGTTCCTGGGGATCCCTGACTACGGGACGTTCTTCGTCGCCGCTCTGCTCATCGTGCTGCTGCCCGGACCGAACTCGATGTTCGTGCTCTCCGAGGCGGCCCGTCGTGGCGTGCGCCGCGGCTGGGCTGCCGCGCTCGGCGTCTTCGTCGGCGACTCGGTGCTCATGGGTCTCACCTTCCTCGGTGCGGCCTCGCTGCTGCAGGGCAACCCCGTGGTCTTCAGCCTCGTGAAGTACCTCGGCGCGGCCTACCTCGCCTGGATCGGGCTGCGACTCGTGCGTGGCGGGATCGCCGCCATCCGTCGCCCGGCCCCCGCCACCGCCGACGCCCCGGCCGCGCCCACGCGGCGCGGCACCTCCTTCACGACGGCCCTGGTCCTCAGCCTGCTCAACCCCAAGGCGATCCTCTTTTTCGTCGCCTTCTTCGTGCAGTTCCTCCGCCCGGACTCCCCCCGGCCGCTCGGCGACTTCCTCGTCCTGGCCAGCACCCTGCAGGTCCTGAGCATGATCTACCTCGGCGCGCTCATCGTCGCCGGCACCGCCCTGGCCCGCGGCTTCCAGCGGCACCGGCGCACCTCGGGCGGCCTGACGGGCCTCGTCGGCGTGGTCTTCGTCGGCTTCGGCGTCAAGCTGGCCGCCACCTCCCTCTGA
- the dapA gene encoding 4-hydroxy-tetrahydrodipicolinate synthase, whose amino-acid sequence MSTSLTAAPFTGLGVALATPFTTGTDAVGGARKPAVDHAAFGRLVEHVLADGLGVDWLVVLGSTGEAATVSDTERHALVRQAVELSRGDGPVRGTPVVVGVGHNDTERTCELAAQAAAAGADAVLVVTPFYNKPQVSGLVAHYRAVAEAAAGLPVIAYNVPGRTGCNITPDAMRQLWEIDQVVAVKESSGDLRQLAQLCQEAPRGRAVLAGDDDLALAGIAVGAQGLVSVCANVAPVETRRLVHAALASDLGLAREINAVLAPLMDAMFAETNPVPVKAALACLGLATAHVRLPLSPAEPDTWTRVQGALAGVQSARRSARGARIGQLPTQLAVPHDAAALAS is encoded by the coding sequence ATGAGCACCAGCCTCACCGCCGCACCGTTCACCGGCCTCGGCGTCGCCCTCGCGACGCCGTTCACCACCGGGACCGACGCCGTGGGTGGGGCACGAAAGCCCGCCGTCGACCACGCCGCCTTCGGGCGCCTGGTGGAGCACGTGCTGGCCGACGGTCTCGGCGTGGACTGGCTCGTGGTGCTGGGCTCGACCGGTGAGGCCGCCACGGTCTCGGACACCGAGCGGCACGCCCTCGTGCGCCAGGCGGTCGAGCTCAGCCGCGGCGACGGCCCGGTCCGCGGCACCCCCGTCGTCGTCGGTGTCGGTCACAACGACACCGAGCGCACCTGCGAGCTCGCCGCGCAGGCCGCCGCAGCCGGCGCGGACGCCGTGCTCGTGGTGACGCCGTTCTACAACAAGCCGCAGGTCAGTGGGCTGGTCGCGCACTACCGCGCGGTCGCCGAGGCGGCGGCCGGGCTGCCGGTCATCGCCTACAACGTGCCGGGCCGCACCGGGTGCAACATCACCCCGGACGCGATGCGCCAGCTCTGGGAGATCGACCAGGTCGTGGCGGTCAAGGAGAGCTCGGGCGACCTGCGCCAGCTCGCGCAGCTGTGCCAGGAGGCCCCTCGGGGTCGTGCGGTGCTGGCTGGTGACGACGACCTCGCGCTGGCCGGGATCGCCGTCGGCGCGCAAGGCCTGGTCTCGGTCTGCGCCAATGTCGCTCCGGTCGAGACCCGCCGTCTGGTCCACGCCGCCCTGGCCAGCGACCTGGGCCTCGCGCGGGAGATCAACGCCGTGCTCGCACCGCTCATGGACGCGATGTTCGCCGAGACGAACCCGGTACCGGTCAAGGCGGCGCTCGCCTGCCTGGGCCTGGCCACCGCCCACGTCCGCCTCCCCCTCTCCCCCGCCGAGCCGGACACCTGGACCCGGGTCCAGGGCGCCCTCGCGGGGGTGCAGTCCGCCCGCCGCAGTGCCCGCGGAGCCCGGATCGGCCAGCTGCCGACCCAGCTCGCGGTGCCCCACGACGCCGCCGCCCTCGCCTCGTGA
- a CDS encoding delta-60 repeat domain-containing protein, with product MVGRCRFLFPQALVCALVMLLMVPPTATAVSPSPVPAASWRVNGKVSAVLTVGPIVYVGGNFTTATSPGGEMVARRNLAAFDALTGELRRDFTADAGATVQALASDGLALYVGGHFGRIRGVDRVRLAKVSLVSGAVDTAFRADASGAVLGLDVRDGWLYVGGDFTTVGGVTRQRVAKVLATTGAVDPAFVGRADAKVMSVVKHPVQDVLYLSGSFTSAGGLPRTGVAAVSSVTGTAHPQTFQSSVRPILDLALNDDGSLLFGALGAGSNSATAWDAATGVRRWRQTTMGDVQAVDHHGGRVYFGFHDGYQDDTRLKLLVADAVTGVVDDAFRPTFNHFWGIFAIDATATGVVAGGEFTLVSGIPAQGFVRFTGGAPPPPTTRQTYVDGSSAPWTYWDNGNLAAGWQGPAFDDGGWAQGSAEFGYGDGDEATVVSWGPSASAKHITTYFRTRFTVDTVPDTLVVTMVVDDGAVVHLNGVEAARDNMPAGPVTATTRAATNRDGQAERALRSFALDPDLLVPGTNTLAIEVHQSSSSSSDLSLDADLVGSSTP from the coding sequence ATGGTCGGTCGATGTCGATTCCTCTTCCCCCAGGCGCTCGTCTGCGCCCTCGTCATGCTCCTCATGGTGCCCCCCACCGCGACGGCGGTCTCGCCTTCGCCGGTGCCCGCCGCGTCGTGGCGGGTGAACGGCAAGGTCTCGGCCGTGCTGACGGTCGGTCCGATCGTCTACGTCGGGGGCAATTTCACCACTGCCACCAGCCCGGGAGGCGAGATGGTGGCCCGGCGCAACCTGGCCGCCTTCGACGCCCTCACCGGTGAGCTGCGCCGGGACTTCACCGCTGATGCCGGGGCGACCGTGCAGGCCCTGGCCAGCGACGGTTTGGCGCTCTACGTCGGTGGCCACTTCGGGCGGATCCGTGGTGTGGACCGGGTCAGGCTGGCCAAGGTGAGCCTGGTGAGCGGTGCAGTCGACACGGCCTTCCGGGCCGATGCCAGCGGCGCCGTGCTCGGGCTCGACGTCCGCGACGGCTGGCTGTATGTGGGTGGTGACTTCACCACCGTCGGCGGGGTGACCCGTCAGCGGGTGGCCAAGGTGCTCGCCACCACCGGCGCGGTGGACCCTGCCTTCGTCGGGCGGGCCGATGCCAAGGTCATGTCGGTGGTCAAGCACCCAGTCCAGGACGTGCTGTACCTCTCCGGAAGTTTCACCTCGGCCGGGGGTCTGCCCCGCACCGGGGTGGCCGCCGTGTCCAGCGTCACGGGAACCGCCCACCCTCAGACCTTCCAGTCGAGCGTGCGCCCGATCCTGGATCTGGCCCTCAACGACGACGGTTCGTTGCTCTTCGGTGCCCTGGGAGCAGGATCCAACAGCGCGACCGCGTGGGACGCCGCCACCGGGGTCCGCCGGTGGCGGCAGACCACGATGGGCGACGTCCAGGCGGTCGACCACCACGGTGGACGGGTCTACTTCGGCTTCCACGACGGCTACCAGGACGACACCCGGCTGAAGCTGCTCGTCGCCGACGCCGTCACGGGTGTCGTGGACGACGCCTTCCGGCCGACCTTCAACCACTTCTGGGGGATCTTCGCCATCGACGCCACCGCCACCGGGGTGGTCGCCGGCGGCGAGTTCACCCTGGTGAGCGGCATACCTGCCCAGGGGTTCGTCCGCTTCACCGGCGGCGCGCCACCTCCCCCCACCACCCGACAGACCTACGTCGACGGGTCCAGCGCCCCGTGGACCTACTGGGACAACGGCAACCTGGCAGCGGGCTGGCAGGGGCCGGCCTTCGACGACGGCGGCTGGGCGCAGGGCTCCGCCGAGTTCGGATACGGCGACGGCGACGAGGCCACGGTGGTGTCGTGGGGCCCCTCGGCGTCGGCCAAGCACATCACGACGTACTTCCGCACCCGGTTCACCGTCGACACGGTGCCCGACACCCTCGTGGTGACGATGGTCGTCGACGACGGTGCGGTGGTCCACCTCAACGGCGTCGAGGCCGCGCGCGACAACATGCCGGCCGGCCCCGTCACCGCGACGACCCGGGCCGCGACCAACCGCGACGGTCAGGCCGAGCGCGCCCTGCGCTCCTTCGCCCTCGACCCTGACCTGCTGGTGCCCGGCACCAACACGCTGGCCATCGAGGTCCACCAGTCGTCGTCGTCGTCCTCCGACCTGAGCCTGGACGCAGACCTCGTCGGGTCCTCCACGCCCTAG
- a CDS encoding winged helix-turn-helix domain-containing protein — protein MAQTFWITPLDAAPPDVAVAKRACEESRFTCTIVPLPALRDLLGGERPTAAILLGGRPSPPLIEAQRWLADARVPTLILLPTLTDDLEAILLDRGAQDVLRLPLSTRRLGARLRLLGRAPVQVHEESDEIRVDGNVTLSPGSRTVCVGNSPVTLTKSEFDLLLTIALRRGSVVDNHDLSRALGHNTLSNRALQTHASRVRSKLRAAGAPDVISSVRGIGYRLRE, from the coding sequence GTGGCTCAGACTTTCTGGATCACCCCGCTCGATGCCGCGCCGCCCGACGTCGCGGTCGCGAAGCGTGCCTGCGAGGAGTCGCGGTTCACCTGCACGATCGTCCCCCTCCCCGCGCTGCGCGACCTGCTGGGCGGCGAGCGCCCGACAGCGGCGATCCTGCTGGGCGGACGCCCGTCCCCGCCGTTGATCGAGGCGCAGCGGTGGCTCGCCGATGCCAGAGTGCCCACGCTGATCCTCCTGCCCACCCTCACCGATGACCTCGAGGCGATCTTGCTCGACCGCGGCGCGCAGGACGTCCTGCGCCTGCCGCTGTCGACACGCCGCCTCGGCGCCCGGCTCAGACTCCTCGGCCGCGCCCCCGTGCAGGTCCACGAGGAGTCCGACGAGATCAGGGTGGACGGCAACGTCACCCTTTCCCCGGGCAGCCGCACGGTCTGCGTGGGGAACTCGCCGGTCACCCTGACGAAGTCGGAGTTCGACCTGCTGCTGACCATCGCGCTGCGCCGTGGGTCGGTCGTCGACAACCACGACCTCTCCCGTGCCCTGGGCCATAACACCCTGAGCAACCGTGCCCTGCAGACACACGCCAGCAGGGTGCGCAGCAAGCTTCGGGCGGCAGGTGCCCCGGACGTCATCTCTTCGGTGCGCGGGATCGGCTACCGTCTCCGCGAGTAG
- a CDS encoding cell wall-binding repeat-containing protein has protein sequence MIRFVVALFSAIFLSLSTMGAAPSVAQDETTSSVSVTRITGTNAYAVAAAASQSAPAGQPVVFVVSAQAYPDQMVAATRAGGINAPVLLVSQTSVPTVTRDALNRLDPERIVVVGGDGVVSDSVVGALRSYATTGVVERVSGVNRYVTAAHLAQKFPRGTDRVYLAGGLGYADAMAGAALAGFQEVPMALTPRDSLHPSTREALQHLRPSEIVILGGTGVVSSSVAQQVAAYATSGRVSRISGVDRYATAAKIADRFPGSTSRAYVGPGLSYAEALVAAAAAGRANSPLLLTRATSVPSSTAGALAGLPLDSIVVVGTVSSISDAVVQQLRQGGGGSDPSGRPLLGGYLGAPGERPDERFRESFGAWPDLASTYYQAQGRGGGTINRSYEKARIDRGTIPLITVTSVNGPYSMRQIGSGAADPWIDYWATELGNLRGEVWFTFDHEFEVKLNQGKFGSATTTDDYVRAYNRFQQRVKAKAPNVKFVYWYGYHDTKKIEAIGSGLNRPDILALDPYVFDHHASDTTFEEMAAPKLTWLRSRSWYAGQPIIFGEFAKDTQHGEQNVVDFLSKLRPKMDDLGVSGAVYFSRDKPGDIMADLTKSSYPKARNAYGESVRNP, from the coding sequence GTGATTCGTTTTGTGGTGGCGCTCTTCAGCGCCATTTTTCTTTCCCTGTCCACCATGGGAGCCGCCCCCTCGGTCGCCCAGGACGAGACGACCTCATCGGTCTCCGTCACCCGCATCACCGGCACCAACGCCTACGCGGTGGCCGCAGCGGCGTCCCAGTCGGCCCCCGCGGGCCAGCCCGTCGTCTTCGTCGTCAGCGCGCAGGCCTATCCCGACCAGATGGTGGCCGCCACCCGGGCCGGCGGCATCAATGCCCCGGTTCTTCTGGTCAGCCAAACCTCGGTGCCCACAGTGACCCGCGACGCGCTGAACCGACTCGACCCCGAGCGGATCGTCGTCGTCGGAGGTGACGGCGTCGTCTCCGACTCGGTGGTCGGCGCCCTTCGCTCGTATGCCACGACAGGCGTGGTCGAGCGGGTCTCCGGCGTCAACCGCTACGTGACGGCGGCCCACCTCGCGCAGAAGTTCCCCCGCGGCACGGACCGGGTCTACCTGGCCGGTGGGCTCGGCTACGCGGACGCCATGGCCGGCGCGGCCCTCGCGGGTTTCCAGGAAGTGCCGATGGCGCTAACCCCGCGTGACAGTCTCCATCCCTCCACCCGCGAGGCCCTGCAGCACCTTCGCCCCTCGGAGATCGTCATCCTGGGCGGCACCGGTGTCGTGTCCTCCAGCGTCGCCCAGCAGGTGGCGGCCTACGCGACCTCGGGGCGGGTGAGCAGAATCAGTGGTGTGGACCGCTACGCCACCGCCGCCAAGATAGCCGACCGCTTCCCCGGCTCGACGTCCCGCGCCTACGTCGGGCCCGGCCTGTCGTATGCCGAGGCCCTCGTCGCCGCCGCAGCGGCAGGTCGTGCCAACAGCCCGCTTCTGCTGACCAGGGCGACGTCGGTGCCCTCCTCCACGGCCGGTGCTCTCGCGGGTCTCCCGCTCGACTCCATCGTCGTTGTCGGGACCGTGTCCAGCATCTCCGACGCGGTCGTGCAGCAGCTGCGCCAGGGAGGCGGTGGATCCGACCCGAGCGGGCGACCGCTGCTCGGCGGTTACCTCGGCGCTCCAGGTGAACGACCGGACGAGCGTTTCCGGGAATCCTTCGGCGCCTGGCCCGACCTGGCGTCCACCTACTACCAGGCCCAGGGCCGCGGCGGTGGGACCATCAACAGGTCTTACGAGAAGGCACGCATCGACCGCGGCACAATCCCCCTCATCACGGTCACCTCGGTGAACGGGCCCTACAGCATGCGTCAGATCGGCTCGGGTGCGGCCGACCCCTGGATCGACTACTGGGCCACCGAGCTCGGCAATCTGCGGGGTGAGGTGTGGTTCACCTTCGACCACGAGTTCGAGGTCAAGCTCAACCAGGGCAAGTTCGGCTCCGCGACGACCACGGACGACTACGTGCGCGCCTACAACCGCTTCCAGCAGCGCGTGAAGGCCAAGGCTCCGAACGTGAAGTTCGTCTACTGGTACGGCTACCACGACACCAAGAAGATCGAGGCCATCGGTTCAGGGCTCAACCGCCCCGACATCCTGGCGCTCGACCCCTACGTCTTCGACCACCACGCCTCGGACACGACGTTCGAGGAGATGGCCGCCCCCAAGCTGACCTGGTTGCGCAGCCGGAGCTGGTACGCCGGGCAGCCGATCATCTTCGGCGAGTTCGCGAAGGACACCCAGCACGGTGAGCAGAACGTCGTCGACTTCCTGAGCAAGCTGCGCCCGAAGATGGATGACCTCGGCGTATCCGGTGCGGTCTACTTCTCCCGCGACAAGCCTGGCGACATCATGGCCGACCTGACGAAGTCGTCCTACCCCAAGGCCAGGAACGCCTACGGCGAGTCGGTGCGCAACCCGTAA
- a CDS encoding type II toxin-antitoxin system VapC family toxin, with translation MITLDASLVIAHLEPRDPHHDPATSFLREYAGQPLLIHPLNLTEVLVGGVRSGRGRELMDDLGAIGIDVASPEDTDPLRLATLRVETGLKLPDCCALDTALRTGSTLATLDDRLAAAARARHLTVRPTLG, from the coding sequence ATGATCACGCTGGACGCCAGCCTGGTCATCGCCCACCTTGAGCCACGAGACCCCCACCACGACCCGGCGACGTCCTTCTTGAGGGAGTACGCGGGCCAGCCTCTGCTCATCCACCCCCTCAACCTCACCGAGGTCCTGGTCGGCGGCGTCCGATCCGGCCGAGGCCGAGAACTGATGGACGATCTAGGGGCCATCGGCATCGACGTCGCGAGCCCGGAGGACACCGACCCCCTTCGCCTCGCGACCCTCCGGGTCGAGACCGGGCTGAAGCTCCCTGACTGCTGCGCTCTCGACACGGCGCTCCGCACGGGGTCGACCTTGGCGACCCTCGATGACCGCCTGGCCGCCGCAGCGCGAGCGCGACACCTCACCGTCAGGCCGACCCTGGGCTAG
- a CDS encoding pyridoxal phosphate-dependent aminotransferase produces MITATRVAGQGLSPIRRMSLGAPPDAINLGLGEPGWAMPDLGAPAGPTPLAYGPNTSDPELVRAIGRYAGALAGGSTPSDTSAPVTAGHGQSPGLSPDQVMVTAGSQAALFALFSAYVEPGSVVLVPDPGFVAYPTLARMCGATPVGYPLGAGGDLDAEALADALGAHPHTSLVVLNHPANPTGGVASAAALEQVARRCDERDVLLVSDEVYAELWVDERPTSLREVTDNGVALGSMSKAFAAPGLRIGWATGDPDVLAPARLVHNAMTTAPSRLSQAAALALLESAEQVLPAAREEIRTRWETVDVIAPHLCRSARRIVGERHPATLPRTAGRVGFYLWLPLPHDVEEHGRSDAATTETFALRLRDEGGVTTIPGTAFGPRGAGFLRVSLGGPIAELEEGLRRLAPWWKA; encoded by the coding sequence GTGATCACGGCGACCAGGGTGGCGGGCCAGGGCCTGTCACCGATCCGACGCATGTCGCTCGGCGCCCCGCCGGACGCGATCAACCTGGGTCTCGGCGAGCCGGGGTGGGCGATGCCCGACCTCGGTGCCCCTGCGGGTCCGACGCCGCTGGCCTACGGCCCCAACACCTCCGACCCCGAGCTGGTCCGCGCGATCGGACGGTATGCGGGCGCGCTTGCGGGTGGGTCCACTCCCTCGGACACCTCGGCCCCGGTCACAGCCGGGCACGGCCAGTCGCCTGGGCTGTCCCCCGACCAGGTCATGGTCACGGCCGGCAGCCAGGCGGCGCTCTTCGCGCTGTTCAGCGCCTATGTCGAGCCCGGATCGGTCGTGCTGGTCCCCGATCCCGGCTTCGTCGCCTACCCCACCTTGGCGCGGATGTGCGGGGCGACACCGGTCGGCTACCCGCTCGGCGCCGGCGGCGACCTCGATGCCGAGGCGCTGGCCGACGCCCTCGGTGCCCACCCGCATACCTCGCTCGTCGTGCTCAACCACCCGGCCAACCCCACCGGGGGCGTGGCCTCCGCCGCCGCGCTGGAGCAGGTGGCGCGACGCTGCGACGAGCGTGACGTGCTGCTCGTGAGCGACGAGGTGTATGCCGAACTGTGGGTCGACGAGCGCCCCACTTCCCTACGCGAGGTGACCGACAACGGGGTGGCGCTCGGCTCGATGAGCAAGGCCTTCGCCGCCCCGGGGCTGCGCATCGGCTGGGCCACGGGCGACCCCGACGTGCTCGCCCCAGCACGGCTGGTGCACAACGCCATGACCACTGCACCGTCGCGGCTCTCGCAGGCCGCCGCGCTCGCCCTGCTGGAGTCGGCTGAGCAGGTGCTGCCGGCCGCCCGGGAGGAGATCCGGACGCGGTGGGAGACGGTCGATGTGATCGCTCCCCATCTCTGCCGTTCTGCGCGGAGGATCGTGGGCGAGCGCCACCCGGCGACCCTGCCGAGGACCGCCGGGCGGGTCGGCTTCTACCTCTGGCTGCCCCTGCCCCACGACGTCGAGGAGCACGGCCGGTCCGACGCCGCGACGACCGAGACCTTCGCGCTGCGGCTGCGCGACGAGGGTGGCGTGACGACGATCCCCGGCACCGCTTTCGGACCCCGAGGGGCAGGATTCCTCCGGGTGAGCCTGGGTGGCCCGATCGCCGAGCTCGAGGAAGGACTCCGGCGCCTGGCGCCCTGGTGGAAGGCATGA
- a CDS encoding 4-hydroxy-tetrahydrodipicolinate reductase, which yields MPTSLGLFGTGRLGSAIRRLADARDDVDLRWAVGREAASDLEQVDVVIDVSTGPAVAQHLTWARRTGTDLVIGATGWDPALLADGDHGIRVLVAPNFSLGVALARRLSLLLGGYAAATDRDGVAVDLAVTETHHRHKIDAPSGTALALRDALSVGAARHPEDVQTTSLRLGEVIGDHEVTVATALETITVRHTAHDRDLFAAGALTAATWLTTRPAPGLYTLDDLAEDHLKETA from the coding sequence GTGCCCACTTCCCTCGGACTCTTCGGCACCGGACGCCTCGGCTCGGCGATCCGGCGGCTCGCCGACGCCCGCGACGACGTGGACCTCCGCTGGGCCGTCGGTCGGGAAGCGGCGAGCGACCTCGAACAGGTCGACGTCGTCATTGACGTCAGCACCGGACCGGCCGTCGCCCAGCACCTCACCTGGGCCCGCCGCACCGGCACCGACCTGGTCATCGGCGCCACGGGCTGGGACCCGGCGCTCCTCGCGGACGGCGACCACGGAATCCGTGTCCTCGTGGCCCCCAACTTCTCCCTCGGCGTCGCCCTGGCACGTCGGCTGAGCCTCCTGCTCGGCGGGTATGCCGCCGCCACGGACCGCGACGGCGTCGCGGTCGACCTCGCGGTCACCGAGACGCACCACCGCCACAAGATCGACGCGCCCAGCGGCACCGCACTCGCGCTGCGGGACGCCCTCTCCGTCGGCGCAGCCCGCCACCCGGAGGACGTGCAGACCACCAGCCTCCGTCTGGGCGAGGTCATCGGCGACCACGAGGTCACCGTCGCCACCGCCCTGGAGACGATCACGGTCCGGCATACCGCGCACGACCGTGACCTCTTCGCCGCCGGTGCGCTCACCGCAGCCACCTGGCTCACCACCCGGCCCGCCCCGGGCCTGTACACCCTCGACGACCTCGCCGAGGACCACCTGAAGGAGACAGCATGA